A region of Deltaproteobacteria bacterium DNA encodes the following proteins:
- a CDS encoding ABC transporter permease produces MTAESPPVALAARPRKIRSPLTELTLARLREFIREPGAVFWTFGFPILITIALGVAFRNQGPPQVDIGVLAGPEAQADADALTKTGRLVPRVVSQDEAGKLLRSGKIAVLVVPGEHGAVTYRFDPSRPEAFGARLLADDALQRAAGRADTRTATDEKVSAPGARYVDWLVPGLLGMQLMSGSLWGIAWTIVQTRQRKLLKRLVATPMKRTHYLMAFMLSRFLALAVEVPVLMGFAYFAFGVEIRGSILGMCLVSALGAASFAGVGLLCASRAQNSETANGLVNLVTLPMFVLSGVFFSAQRFPEFLQPVIRVLPLTALNEALRAIVNDGVSMANLGFQLAVMGVWALVSFAIALRIFRWT; encoded by the coding sequence GTGACGGCTGAGAGCCCACCTGTCGCCCTGGCCGCGCGCCCGCGCAAGATCCGCAGCCCGCTCACCGAGCTCACGCTCGCGCGCCTCCGCGAGTTCATTCGCGAGCCCGGCGCGGTGTTCTGGACGTTCGGCTTTCCGATCTTGATCACCATCGCGCTCGGCGTGGCGTTCCGGAACCAGGGGCCGCCGCAGGTGGACATCGGCGTGCTCGCGGGCCCCGAAGCGCAGGCCGACGCCGACGCGCTCACCAAGACCGGCCGCCTCGTACCGCGCGTGGTGTCGCAGGACGAAGCCGGCAAGCTCCTGCGCTCGGGAAAGATCGCGGTGCTGGTGGTGCCCGGCGAGCACGGCGCGGTGACGTACCGGTTCGATCCTTCGCGGCCCGAAGCATTTGGCGCCCGGCTCCTCGCCGACGACGCCCTCCAGCGCGCAGCCGGTCGCGCCGACACGCGCACCGCGACCGACGAAAAAGTCTCCGCGCCCGGCGCGCGCTACGTGGACTGGCTCGTTCCCGGCTTGCTCGGCATGCAGCTGATGAGCGGGAGCTTGTGGGGCATCGCGTGGACGATCGTCCAGACGCGGCAACGCAAGCTGCTCAAGCGGCTGGTGGCCACGCCCATGAAGCGCACGCACTACCTGATGGCGTTCATGCTCTCGCGATTTCTGGCGCTGGCCGTCGAGGTGCCGGTGCTGATGGGCTTCGCGTACTTCGCGTTCGGCGTGGAGATCCGCGGGTCGATCCTGGGCATGTGCCTGGTGAGCGCGCTGGGCGCGGCGTCGTTCGCGGGCGTGGGGTTGCTCTGTGCGTCGCGCGCGCAGAACTCGGAGACGGCGAACGGCCTGGTGAACCTGGTCACGCTGCCGATGTTCGTGCTCTCGGGTGTGTTCTTCTCGGCGCAGCGCTTTCCAGAGTTCTTGCAGCCGGTGATCCGCGTGCTCCCGCTGACGGCGCTCAACGAAGCTTTGCGCGCCATCGTGAACGACGGCGTGTCGATGGCGAACCTGGGGTTTCAGCTCGCGGTCATGGGCGTTTGGGCGCTGGTCAGCTTCGCGATCGCGCTGCGGATCTTCCGCTGGACGTAG
- a CDS encoding ABC transporter ATP-binding protein — MDTAIQITGLVKRYGPLTAVDGLDLQVRAGECFGLLGPNGAGKTTTCEILEGLLAPSSGQVELLGKRWDKDEPELRGRIGVALQETKLSDKLSVEETLALFRSFYPSGRDIEELLNAMQLQEKRDAWVSKLSGGQRQRLAVACALVGDPDLLFLDEPTTGLDPQSRRSLWDIIVAFKGRGKTVLLTTHYMDEAERLCDRVAVIDHGKVIALGTPRELIRSLGGAHMVELATTPELSLDELKALPSVNSARSQAGMHVLAVDEPHVTLPAILDLVRAKKAELTQLTTRNATLEDVFVALTGRHLRDG; from the coding sequence GTGGACACCGCGATTCAGATCACCGGGCTGGTGAAGCGCTACGGCCCCCTCACCGCCGTCGACGGCCTCGACCTCCAGGTCCGCGCAGGCGAGTGCTTCGGCCTGCTCGGCCCCAACGGCGCGGGCAAGACCACCACCTGCGAGATCCTCGAGGGCCTGCTCGCGCCCAGCTCGGGCCAGGTGGAGCTGCTCGGCAAGCGCTGGGACAAGGACGAGCCCGAGCTCCGCGGCCGCATCGGCGTGGCGCTGCAGGAAACCAAGCTCTCCGACAAGCTCAGCGTGGAAGAGACGCTCGCGCTCTTTCGCAGCTTCTATCCCTCGGGCCGCGACATCGAAGAGCTGCTGAACGCCATGCAGCTGCAGGAGAAGCGCGACGCCTGGGTGTCGAAGCTCTCCGGCGGTCAGCGGCAGCGGCTCGCGGTGGCCTGCGCGCTGGTGGGCGATCCGGACCTGCTCTTCCTCGACGAGCCCACCACCGGACTGGATCCGCAATCACGGCGGTCGCTCTGGGACATCATCGTGGCCTTCAAGGGCCGCGGGAAGACGGTGCTCCTCACCACCCACTACATGGACGAGGCCGAGCGACTCTGCGACCGCGTGGCGGTCATCGACCACGGCAAGGTGATCGCCCTGGGCACGCCGCGCGAGCTCATCCGCTCGCTGGGCGGCGCGCACATGGTGGAGCTGGCGACGACGCCGGAGCTTTCGCTCGACGAGCTCAAGGCGCTTCCCTCTGTGAACTCCGCGCGCAGCCAGGCGGGCATGCACGTGCTGGCCGTCGATGAGCCGCACGTCACGTTGCCTGCGATCCTGGACCTCGTCCGCGCGAAGAAGGCGGAGCTGACGCAGCTCACCACGCGCAACGCAACGCTCGAGGACGTCTTCGTGGCGCTCACCGGGAGGCACCTGCGTGACGGCTGA